A portion of the Gossypium arboreum isolate Shixiya-1 chromosome 8, ASM2569848v2, whole genome shotgun sequence genome contains these proteins:
- the LOC108470074 gene encoding uncharacterized protein LOC108470074, which translates to MGMKLFNDDVGPENDDISKIEINKEYARRFEHNKKREDLQRYEELKKKGHVEESDEESSDDDDDDDDEVDFTDQIAKDEDFFKALLRVRSRDPKLKEKDVKLFESDDDDESGKSDQEESEQGKKKDKKSMYLKDVVAKQLIEEGPDFDEQDASVKTKKKVKTYDEEQEEIKKALLDATEEIENEDDGDFLRVKEKKGKDDEGKEGLNHGEFSKKLEEYFGEDAEIDENSKFLKEFFKNKMWIDKERKGGDPEIDNDIVDEVLRDEEEIERQEGYEMEYNFRHEENAEDRVIGYSRKVEGTVRKKESKRKAQRERKEERMRVAEMERKEELKHLKNLKKEEIKERMKKVMEIAGINKDDCPFSAKDLEEEFDPDEYDKMMEAVFDEKYYDDEDAELNSDSERIEKPDFDKEDELLGLPKGWDVLESHDGFLAARERNKNKLQSSGDNDSGEEEEKGEDDVEDEDEDEDGDEDENEKEDDGDGDGDDEGKEHESDDNEEDDEESKEEETEEGKRKRKRKMSVVQKALNEMWEEFYNLDYEDTIGDLKTRFKYVKIKPNRFGLKPSELLALDEKELNQYVSLKKLAPYTDKEWKVPNSKRYQQKLRIKELLKEKQRHQKVSKKRSRETAEQSKEDESTKLEDSESSKHGKKKRRQATNISESRRKAYGMISSNPKKNKHKH; encoded by the exons ATGGGTATGAAACTATTCAACGACGATGTTGGTCCCGAAAACGACGACATATCGAAGATTGAAATCAACAAAGAGTATGCTCGAAGATTCGAGCACAACAAGAAGCGGGAGGATCTACAGAGGTACGAGGAGCTCAAGAAGAAAGGTCACGTTGAAGAATCTGATGAAGAATCTTCTGATGATGATGACGACGACGACGATGAAGTAGACTTTACTGACCAAATTGCGAAAGATGAAGATTTCTTTAAAGCTCTACTTCGG GTGAGAAGCCGGGAcccaaaattgaaggaaaaagatgTGAAGCTTTTTGAgtctgatgatgatgatgaaagtGGCAAATCGGACCAAGAAGAAAGCGAGCAGGGAAAAAAGAAAGATAAGAAGTCAATGTATTTAAAAGATGTGGTTGCAAAGCAGTTGATTGAAGAAGGGCCTGATTTCGATGAACAGGATGCTTCTGTTAAGACGAAGAAGAAGGTAAAGACTTATGATGAAGAACAAGAAGAGATAAAGAAGGCTCTTTTGGATGCAACTGAAGAAATTGAAAACGAAGATGATGGAGATTTCTTAAGAGTAAAGGAAAAAAAGGGTAAGGATGATGAGGGAAAAGAAGGCTTAAACCATGGTGAATTTTCTAAGAAGTTGGAAGAATATTTCGGGGAAGATGCTGAAATCGATGAGAACTCGAAGTTCTTGAAGGAGTTTTTTAAGAACAAGATGTGGATCGATAAGGAGAGGAAAGGCGGGGATCCTGAGATTGATAACGACATAGTGGATGAGGTGTTGAGGGATGAAGAGGAGATTGAGAGACAGGAGGGGTATGAGATGGAGTATAACTTTAGGCACGAGGAGAATGCGGAGGATAGAGTGATAGGGTATTCTCGGAAAGTAGAGGGGACAGTGAGGAAGAAGGAGAGCAAGAGGAAGGCGCAAAGAGAAAGGAAGGAGGAGAGAATGAGGGTTGCggaaatggaaaggaaggagGAGTTGAAGCATTTGAAGAATCTGAAGAAAGAAGAAATTAAGGAGAGAATGAAGAAGGTTATGGAGATTGCAGGGATTAACAAAGACGATTGTCCGTTTAGTGCAAAGGATTTGGAGGAGGAGTTTGATCCTGATGAGTATGATAAGATGATGGAGGCTGTATTTGATGAGAAGTATTATGATGACGAAGATGCTGAGTTAAATAGTGATAGTGAAAGAATCGAAAAACCAGACTTCGATAAGGAGGATGAGTTGCTTGGACTTCCTAAAGGATGGGATGTGCTAGAGTCTCATGATGGTTTCTTGGCTGCAAGGGAGAGGAATAAGAACAAGTTACAGAGTAGTGGCGATAATGATTCaggagaggaagaagaaaaaggagAGGATGATGttgaagatgaagatgaagatgaagatggagatgaagatgaaaatgaaaaagaagatgATGGTGATGGTGATGGTGATGACGAGGGCAAAGAACACGAAAGTGATgataatgaagaagatgacgagGAAAGTAAGGAAGAGGAGACTGAGGAAGGTAAGCGGAAGAGGAAGCGTAAAATGTCTGTCGTTCAGAAAGCTTTAAACGAAATGTGGGAGGAATTCTATAATTTGGACTATGAGGATACAATTGGAGACTTGAAAACAAGATTTAAATATGTCAAGATCAAACCTAATAGATTCGGGTTGAAGCCTAGTGAGCTACTAGCTTTGGATGAGAAAGAATTGAATCAATACGTTTCTTTAAAGAAGCTTGCACCATATACAGATAAGGAATGGAAGGTACCCAATAGTAAGAGGTACCAGCAGAAATTGAGGATTAAGGAACTTCTCAAGGAGAAGCAAAGACATCAAAAGGTCAGTAAGAAAAGGTCAAGAGAAACTGCCGAGCAATCAAAGGAAGATGAGAGCACAAAATTGGAGGATTCAGAGTCATCAAAACATGGCAAGAAAAAGCGTCGTCAAGCAACCAACATATCAGAGTCGAGACGCAAAGCATACGGAATGATTTCTTCTAATCCAAAAAAGAACAAACATAAGCATTGA